One window of Streptomyces sp. NBC_00273 genomic DNA carries:
- a CDS encoding ArsA family ATPase, translated as MHTLLITGPGGAGRTTVAAATALAAARDGRRVLLLSGDVGDPLTALVGDPAAPGLRVARVDSGEEFRDELVALQQRGSALLGMVGARPLGAEEITELPGAEEFALLRALRRAAAAPDTDLVVVDMPPLQQAVATLALPAQLRRYLARLLPAERQAARALRPVLAQLAGVPMPAQWLYETAARWDEELAAVQAVVEADTTELRLVAEPGPAAADALRLGRLGLALQPLPVSALVANRTVPAESADPWLAGLAAQQQKYAAEWAAELPVVALAHLGRDPRGPQDLELLAAADALVPEAPAPRRAWAVEDHLAEDGVLVWVVPLPGAHKSDLDLVRRGDELLLTAGPHRRIVPLPAALRRCTVSGAALVEGELRVRFTPDPGLWPRTR; from the coding sequence ATGCACACCTTGCTGATCACCGGCCCCGGCGGGGCCGGGCGGACCACCGTGGCGGCGGCCACCGCCCTCGCCGCGGCCCGCGACGGGCGGCGGGTACTGCTGCTCTCCGGCGACGTCGGAGACCCCCTCACCGCCCTGGTCGGCGACCCGGCCGCCCCCGGGCTGCGGGTGGCCCGGGTGGACTCCGGCGAGGAGTTCCGCGACGAGCTCGTCGCCCTCCAGCAGCGCGGATCCGCCCTGCTCGGCATGGTCGGGGCCCGGCCGCTGGGCGCCGAGGAGATCACCGAACTGCCCGGCGCCGAGGAGTTCGCCCTGCTCCGCGCCCTGCGACGGGCCGCCGCCGCGCCCGACACCGACCTCGTCGTCGTCGACATGCCGCCGCTCCAGCAGGCCGTGGCCACCCTGGCCCTCCCCGCCCAGCTGCGCCGCTACCTCGCCCGGCTGCTGCCCGCCGAGCGGCAGGCCGCCCGCGCCCTGCGCCCGGTACTGGCCCAGCTGGCCGGCGTACCCATGCCCGCGCAGTGGCTCTACGAGACCGCCGCCCGCTGGGACGAGGAGCTGGCCGCCGTCCAGGCCGTCGTCGAGGCCGACACCACCGAGCTGCGGCTGGTCGCCGAGCCCGGCCCGGCCGCCGCCGACGCGCTGCGCCTCGGCCGGCTCGGACTCGCCCTGCAGCCGCTGCCCGTCTCCGCCCTCGTCGCCAACCGCACCGTGCCGGCGGAATCCGCCGACCCCTGGCTCGCCGGGCTCGCCGCCCAGCAGCAGAAGTACGCCGCCGAGTGGGCCGCCGAGCTCCCGGTGGTGGCGCTCGCCCACCTCGGCCGCGACCCGCGCGGCCCGCAGGACCTGGAGCTGCTCGCCGCCGCCGACGCCCTCGTGCCCGAGGCGCCCGCACCCCGCCGCGCCTGGGCCGTCGAGGACCACCTCGCCGAGGACGGGGTGCTCGTCTGGGTGGTACCGCTGCCCGGCGCGCACAAGAGCGACCTCGACCTCGTCCGCCGCGGCGACGAGCTGCTGCTCACCGCCGGCCCCCACCGCAGGATCGTTCCGCTCCCCGCGGCGCTGCGCCGTTGCACCGTCTCCGGCGCCGCCCTCGTCGAGGGGGAGCTCCGCGTCCGGTTCACCCCCGACCCGGGACTGTGGCCCCGCACGCGATGA
- a CDS encoding DUF5304 domain-containing protein, with protein sequence MSEATDRPTDDDAWAKACAEDLAAEKERLRGQEQAAAGGTGTAAEELFKLFEAVADKVSGLNNPLLGVAAQGAVRQFVDQAKTAAKPVIERNPEVFDHLAAAGSELLAAYRSAVEGHERRWTRGEPPAPRQASHDRDPRDDGPDDGPSERIDLD encoded by the coding sequence ATGAGCGAGGCCACCGACCGTCCCACCGACGACGACGCGTGGGCCAAGGCCTGCGCCGAGGACCTCGCCGCCGAGAAGGAGCGCCTGCGCGGACAGGAGCAGGCCGCGGCCGGCGGCACCGGCACCGCCGCCGAGGAGCTCTTCAAGCTCTTCGAAGCCGTCGCCGACAAGGTGTCCGGGCTGAACAACCCGCTGCTCGGCGTGGCCGCGCAGGGTGCGGTGCGCCAGTTCGTCGACCAGGCCAAGACCGCCGCCAAGCCCGTCATCGAGCGCAACCCGGAGGTCTTCGACCACCTCGCGGCCGCCGGATCCGAACTCCTCGCCGCCTACCGCTCGGCCGTCGAGGGCCACGAGCGCCGCTGGACGCGGGGCGAACCCCCGGCCCCCCGGCAGGCGTCCCACGACCGCGACCCCCGGGACGACGGCCCCGACGACGGCCCCTCCGAGCGGATCGATCTCGACTGA
- a CDS encoding ROK family glucokinase, translating to MGLTIGVDIGGTKIAAGVVDEEGTILETYKVPTPPTADGVTEAICAAVSEVSSNHSIEAVGIGAAGYVDDKRATVLFAPNINWRHEPLKDKVEQRIGLPVVVENDANCAAWGEYRFGAGQGHDDVICITLGTGLGGGIIIGNKLRRGRFGVAAEFGHIRVVPDGLLCGCGSQGCWEQYASGRALVRYAKQRANATPENAAILLSLGDGTAEGIEGKHISEAARQGDLVAIDAFRELARWAGAGLADLASLFDPSAFIVGGGVSDEGDLVLDPIRKSFKRWLVGGAWRPHAQVLAAQLGGKAGLVGAADLARQG from the coding sequence ATGGGACTCACCATCGGCGTCGACATCGGCGGCACGAAGATCGCGGCCGGCGTGGTCGACGAAGAGGGCACGATCCTTGAGACGTACAAGGTGCCCACCCCGCCGACCGCGGACGGAGTGACGGAGGCCATCTGCGCCGCCGTCTCCGAGGTCAGCAGCAACCACAGCATCGAGGCCGTCGGCATCGGCGCCGCCGGCTACGTGGACGACAAGCGCGCGACCGTGCTCTTCGCGCCCAACATCAACTGGCGGCACGAGCCGCTGAAGGACAAGGTCGAGCAGCGCATCGGCCTGCCCGTCGTCGTCGAGAACGACGCGAACTGCGCGGCCTGGGGCGAGTACCGCTTCGGCGCCGGTCAGGGCCACGACGACGTCATCTGCATCACGCTCGGCACCGGCCTGGGCGGCGGCATCATCATCGGCAACAAGCTGCGGCGCGGCCGCTTCGGCGTCGCGGCCGAGTTCGGGCACATCCGGGTCGTCCCGGACGGCCTGCTGTGCGGCTGCGGCAGCCAGGGCTGCTGGGAGCAGTACGCCTCCGGGCGCGCCCTCGTCCGGTACGCGAAGCAGCGCGCCAACGCCACCCCCGAGAACGCGGCGATCCTGCTCTCGCTCGGCGACGGCACCGCCGAGGGCATCGAGGGCAAGCACATCAGCGAGGCCGCCCGGCAGGGCGACCTGGTGGCCATCGACGCCTTCCGCGAACTGGCCCGCTGGGCCGGCGCCGGGCTGGCCGACCTGGCCTCGCTGTTCGACCCGTCCGCCTTCATCGTCGGCGGCGGGGTCTCGGACGAGGGCGACCTCGTCCTCGACCCGATCCGCAAGTCCTTCAAGCGCTGGCTGGTCGGCGGCGCCTGGCGTCCGCACGCGCAGGTCCTCGCCGCGCAACTGGGCGGCAAGGCCGGGCTCGTCGGCGCGGCCGACCTGGCCCGCCAGGGCTGA
- a CDS encoding endonuclease/exonuclease/phosphatase family protein: MDQLPKSRTEPDGSAVIRVLSYNIRSLRDDEEALARVIRACEPDLVLVQEAPRFFRWRKHAARLAAKCDLVVLGGGATAAGPLLLCSLRVFVERTEDVLLPRTPGLHRRGFATAVVRVGGVRVGLASLHLSLQAAERRAHAELLLDRLAAMDVPHAIAAGDLNEGPDGPAYGRLAAELQDCRAVAPWGGEPTFPAAAPDRRIDAVFATKGVEVLACGVPSGLPGLSTTDLRTATDHLPVLAALRLAAAP, from the coding sequence ATGGACCAGCTGCCGAAGTCTCGTACGGAGCCCGACGGTTCTGCCGTGATCCGGGTACTCAGCTACAACATCCGCTCCCTGCGCGACGACGAGGAGGCGCTGGCCCGGGTCATCCGGGCGTGCGAGCCCGACCTCGTCCTCGTGCAGGAGGCCCCCCGGTTCTTCCGATGGCGCAAACACGCGGCGCGGCTGGCCGCCAAGTGCGACCTGGTGGTGCTGGGCGGGGGCGCGACGGCGGCCGGGCCGCTGCTGCTGTGCTCGCTACGGGTCTTCGTGGAGCGCACGGAGGACGTCCTGCTGCCGCGCACCCCCGGCCTGCACCGCAGGGGCTTCGCCACGGCGGTGGTCCGGGTCGGGGGCGTGCGGGTGGGCCTGGCCTCCCTGCACCTCTCGCTCCAGGCCGCGGAGCGCCGGGCCCACGCGGAGCTGCTGCTGGACCGGCTGGCGGCCATGGACGTGCCCCACGCGATCGCCGCGGGCGACCTGAACGAGGGCCCGGACGGGCCGGCGTACGGGCGGCTGGCCGCCGAGCTCCAGGACTGCCGGGCGGTGGCCCCGTGGGGCGGCGAACCGACCTTCCCGGCGGCGGCGCCGGACCGCCGGATCGACGCCGTGTTCGCCACGAAGGGGGTGGAGGTGCTGGCCTGCGGCGTCCCTTCGGGGCTGCCGGGACTCTCGACCACCGATCTGCGCACGGCGACGGACCACCTGCCGGTGCTGGCGGCCCTCCGTTTGGCAGCCGCGCCCTAG